The Edwardsiella tarda ATCC 15947 = NBRC 105688 region CTCCTTAATATCCAAGTAATAGCTCTGTCCCTCCTCCGTCAATAGCAACGAGCGGTTGCGCCGGCGGAATAGTTTCAGCCCGAGGAAATCCTCCAAGGATTTGATCTGGTGGCTGACCGCGGCCTGCGTCACAAACAGCTCCTCGGCCGCCTTGGTAAAACTGAGGTGGCGTGCGGCGGCATCAAAGACGCGCAACGCATTCAGAGGCGGTAATCGTTTTGACATATGGGATCGCTTATTATCAAATAGTTACTATTTACCAACCAATTTGCAACATATTAGTTTTTTTTATCCGAGCCATTATAATTTGTCCGTTGAGGATAGACCAGCAAATACCTATAGTGGCGGCAACTTCCCAAGCCGGAACGAAAAAGCAGGAATGAATCGTTTCAGGAATGCTTTTGGCTTTGTGGTTGTGATGTTGTGTTTGCAAGTTGTCTGACGCGTTATCAGACATGGCGGTGGCGTAAGCCCTGCCGTTTTTCACTTCCTGTACATTTACCCTGTCTGTCCATAGTGATTTAGTAGCACCGCCTATTGCGGTGCTTTTTTTTCCGCTATCGCTGGGACAAAAGCCCACAGAATCGCTTCATCATCGCCGCCCCTCGGTTTAAAATGCCGGCCATTGAGGCCCCGCGCGCTGCGCCACGCCGCAGAAGTGGCACCAAATGTGAGCCTGCTCTCGGATTAATCCTGTTAATCCTGGCAAGGCGATCCACCGCCCTTTCCGCGCCGAATTACTGAGATCCTGCCCATGACCTTTGACTTTATGGCCTTGCGCCGCGACTTCCCTGCCCTGGAAACAGAGGGGGTCTATCTCGACAGCGCGGCCACCGCGCTGAAGCCGCGCGTGCTGCTGGAGGCCCTACAACACTATTACGCCGCAGAGGGCGCGACGGTCCACCGCAGCCAACACGCCGCGGCCCGCCGCCTGACCGAGCGCTTCGAACAGGCCCGGCAACAGGTCGCGACGTTGATCGGCGCCGAGGCGCACGAAATCGTCTGGAGCAAGGGGGCAACCGAATCGATCAACCTGGTGGCACAAAGCTACCTGCGGCCGCGCCTGCGACCCGGCGACGAGATCCTGGTCAGTGAGGCCGAGCACCATGCCAATCTGATCCCCTGGCTGATGGTCGCCGAGCAGTGCCAGGCCCGCGTCGTCAAGCTGCCGGTGGATACGCGCGGTCTGCCCGATCTGGCGCAACTGCCTACCTTGCTCAGCCCGCGCACCCGACTGCTGGCGCTGGGACAAATGTCTAACGTCACCGGCGGTTGCCCGGATCTGGCGTCGGCCATCGCCCAAGCCCACGCTCACGGCTGTGTGGTACTGATCGATGGCGCACAGGGTGTCGTCCATCACCCTCTGGACGTCCACGCCGCCGATATCGACTTCTACGCATTTTCGGCCCACAAGCTATATGGCCCCTGCGGGTTAGGCGTGCTATATGGCAAACGCTCCCTACTCAACGACATGCACGCCTGGCAGGGCGGCGGCAAGATGCTGACCCACGCCGACTTTAGCGGCTTTACCGAGCAAGCCGTCCCGCATCGCTTCGAGGCCGGCACGCCCAACATTGCTGGGGTAATCGGCTTCGCCGCTGTCCTCGACTGGTTAGCGGGCTGCGATCGTCAAGCCGCCGAACAGCATTGCCGACAACTGGCGCAGCAGGCCGAAGCGGCGCTGGGCGCATTGCCTGGTTTCATCAGCTACCGAGCCCCCGGCAGCCCACTATTGGCATTCAATTTCGCCGGTATCCATCACAGCGATCTCGCGACCCTGATCGCCGAGCAGGGCGTCGCGCTACGTAGTGGAGCCCACTGTGCCGCGCCGCTGATGCAGGCGTTGGGCGTCAGCGGCACACTACGCGCCTCCTTCGCCCCCTATAATACCCCGGACGACGTGCAGGCATTGCTACAAGCCGTCACGCAAGCCGTCTCACTACTTAATGAGGATCCGCTATGAAGGCCCCCCATCCCTTTGGTCGCCAGATCACCACGCAGATGCTCCAGCAGCGTTTCGCTCCGCTTAGCCAATGGGAGGATCGCTACCGCCAATTGATCATGCTGGCGCGCGAGCTACCACCGTTAGACGCGGCGCTACGCGCTCAGCAGGCGGAGCTGGCGGGATGTGAAAATCGTGTCTGGCTAGAGGGTGAGCTGCTGGAGGATGGCACGCTGCATTTCTACGGCGATAGCGAAGGACGCATCGTCAAGGGATTGTTGGCGATTCTGTTAACGGCGGTGGAGGGGAAGACGCCGGCCCAGGTGTTAGCCAGCGATCCCTTGGCGCTGTTTGCCGAGCTCGACATTATGGCGCAGCTCAGCGCCTCGCGCAGCAGCGGCTTGAATGCCCTGTCGCAGGGCGTTCAAGCCATTGCCCGACGTTATATGCTGGGGGATGAAGCCCTACGCTGAGCGCGTGCCAGCAGCTTCTTCAACGCATGGGAGACCGCTACGAAGCCAAAGCTGGCGGTCACCATGGTCACCGAACCGAAGCCCGCGCTACAATCCATGCGTTTCGGTCCCTCGGCGGTGCTCCGTTGGGCGCAGACGCTACCGTCCGCTTGTGGGTAGACCAGCGCCTCACTGGAGAAGACACAGTCGATGCCCAACTTTCCCTTGCTGTTTTTAACGATGCGATGATCCGCCTTCAGGCGCTCACGCACCTTCGCCGCCAACGGATCCTGAATGGTCTTCGCCAGATCGGCGACCGTGATACAGGTCGGGTCAATCTGACCGCCGGCGCCGCCGGTGCTTACCACGGGGATCTTATTGCGACGGCAGTAGGCCAGCAGCGCCGCCTTGGGACGGACGCTATCGATGGCATCGATCACATAGTCGAAAGAGGGCGCAAGGATCGTCGCGACATTCTCCGAGGTGATGAAATCATCCACGCAGGTCACCCGGCACTCCGGATTGATCTCACGAATACGCGCGGCTAACGCCTCGCCCTTCGGCTGCCCGACGGTGCTGCGTAACGCCTGGATCTGACGGTTGGTGTTGGTCACACAGACATCATCCATATCGACCAAGGTCAAGGCACCGATCCCGCTGCGAGCCAATGCCTCAACAGCCCAAGAGCCCACCCCACCTAAGCCGATGACACAGAAGTGAGCGTTGGCAAAGGTCTCCAAGGCCGGGCGGCCATACAGCCGGGCAATCCCACTGAAGCGTTGCCAGTAGGCGTCAGAAAATGGTGTGGTCATGAGCGCGCTCCCTCAAAGCATGAAAACTGCCGGGCAGTATAGGGGATGGAGAAAAAAACAAAAGGGGGGCGACGCCCCCCGTTAACACGATGCAAGCCTCAGTTACGCACCAACATCTGCCCATCACCGTGGTGAGCAGGCTGAGGATGGTAGGCGTTAAAGAGCGGAGCGCCGCTCTGCGGCGTCTTCAGCAGCCAGACACGGCCATAGTGGTTATAGTAACCGGCCCAGTGCCCAGCCTCTGGCCCGATGCCTTGATAGATATCGAAGTGCTGCCCCTTAATGGCGCCGCCGACATCCAGCGCGACCATCAGTCGCATCTGGTAGTGACCGGTAAATTTACCTTGCTGGTTCAACAGCGGTACTTCGGCAAGCAGGATCGAACCGGCCGGGATCAGCGAGCGATCAGAGGCGACAGAGGCGCGCGCCACCAACGGCACCCCGCTAGCGCCTTTTACCGGGGCAAACTGTTCCGGTTTGAAGAAGACAAAGGAGGGGTTCTGCTCTAACAGCTCACGAACCTCGGATCGACTGTGGTTGTCCGCCCATTGACGGATCGCCTGCATCGACATATCGGCCTTTGCCACCTCACCACGATCGATCAATACCTTACCGATACTACGGTAGGCATGGCCATTCTTACCGGCATAACCGAAGAATGTCAGCGGCTGACCATCGCCGTAGTCGACATAACCGCTCCCCTGCACCTCCATCATGAAGTTATCCATCAGCGAGTTGCTGTAGGCAATCTCCAAGTTGCGGTTATCCAGGGCGCCGTCGTAGATCGCCGAACGGGCTGGCAGGCGGCCACGTTTATGCGGCATACGGTATAACGGGTATTGAAATGCCCCCTGCGGCGTCTTGCGCGCCTCGACGACCGGGGTGTAGTAACCGGTGAACTGTACGTTACCGAAGTTATCGACGCCCTCCATCTGGTAGGCGTTGAGACCAAACTGCGCCAGTTTGCGCGTATCGGCACCCGCCATCAGCCATTCGGTGACCGCCTCGAAATTGTCAACATGGCGCGTATAGAGTGAAGGCGAAGCCTGGCGGATGGCATCGACCTGCTCGACGAAATCCTTACCATTGACCGGTTTTCCCTTCGCATTCGGATGATTAACCAGCTCCAGCGGCTGGCTGAGGGTACCATCCTTATACTGTTGGCCCCGATCCGTCGGCCGGGAGGAACATCCCGCCATCAGCGCCACCACTAACCCACATACTGCGTATTTTCCCCAACGCCCTTTCATCTCTCGCCTTCTTGCTCCGTGTCGCTCGATTACCACTGGCGCACCATAACAAACCCCTATCCTGAAAGGAATTGAAGGAAATAAAAAAATCACGCCACGCTATGATATGGATGAAATTAAGCCAATACGCCTGATATTCAGGCGAATGACGGGCTAATTGGTGAGGTTTGTCAAAAAATTCTTGCATCCCGTCAGATGGCGTGTATTATTCGCCCTCATCGGACGCGGGGTGGAGCAGCCTGGTAGCTCGTCGGGCTCATAACCCGAAGGTCGTCGGTTCAAATCCGGCCCCCGCAACCAATCCGATGCGCAGCGAAAAAATATGATAGTAGTATGACGGACGCGGGGTGGAGCAGCCTGGTAGCTCGTCGGGCTCATAACCCGAAGGTCGTCGGTTCAAATCCGGCCCCCGCAACCAATTCGATACGCAGCGCAACAATATGATAGTAGTATGACGGACGCGGGGTGGAGCAGCCTGGTAGCTCGTCGGGCTCATAACCCGAAGGTCGTCGGTTCAAATCCGGCCCCCGCAACCAATTCCGTCAGCATCAATCAACACCCTTATGGGTGTTTTTTTGCATCTGGCGTTCGCCACCTCTCACGGCTCCGATTTCTCGTTACCTATCTGACGCGCCCCTTGGGTGACACCCCATCGTCAACGCTAACGCTTCGCCAGTTGTCCGCCATTCGCGAAGTAAGCCTTAATCCCGGCCAGGATCGCCTCGGCAACCTGCTGCTGAAAGGCGCTGGTACGCAGACGCCGCTCCTCTTCTACGTTGCTGATAAACGCCGTCTCCACCAGGATCGAGGGGATATCGGGCGCCTTCAGCACCGCGAAACCGGCCTGATCGACGCGATTCTTATGCAGCTTGTTAACCTTACCCAAACGATTCAACACCTCACGCCCAAACTTCAGGCTATCATTGATGGTCGCGGTCTGCATCAGATCGAATATGGTATGGTCCAAATATTGATCGCCGCTGCGGCTTACCCCACCAATCTCATCCGACTCGTTCTGGGTCTGCGCCAGATAACGTGCCGCGGCGCTGGTCGCCCCCTTAGTCGATAAGGCGAAGACCGATGAGCCGCGTACCGTCCGACTGGTAAAGGCGTCGGCATGGATAGAGACGAACAGATCGGCACGCTGCTTGCGCGCTTTGGCGACCCGCACCTTGAGGGGGATGAAGACATCTTC contains the following coding sequences:
- the csdA gene encoding cysteine desulfurase CsdA; translation: MTFDFMALRRDFPALETEGVYLDSAATALKPRVLLEALQHYYAAEGATVHRSQHAAARRLTERFEQARQQVATLIGAEAHEIVWSKGATESINLVAQSYLRPRLRPGDEILVSEAEHHANLIPWLMVAEQCQARVVKLPVDTRGLPDLAQLPTLLSPRTRLLALGQMSNVTGGCPDLASAIAQAHAHGCVVLIDGAQGVVHHPLDVHAADIDFYAFSAHKLYGPCGLGVLYGKRSLLNDMHAWQGGGKMLTHADFSGFTEQAVPHRFEAGTPNIAGVIGFAAVLDWLAGCDRQAAEQHCRQLAQQAEAALGALPGFISYRAPGSPLLAFNFAGIHHSDLATLIAEQGVALRSGAHCAAPLMQALGVSGTLRASFAPYNTPDDVQALLQAVTQAVSLLNEDPL
- the csdE gene encoding cysteine desulfurase sulfur acceptor subunit CsdE → MKAPHPFGRQITTQMLQQRFAPLSQWEDRYRQLIMLARELPPLDAALRAQQAELAGCENRVWLEGELLEDGTLHFYGDSEGRIVKGLLAILLTAVEGKTPAQVLASDPLALFAELDIMAQLSASRSSGLNALSQGVQAIARRYMLGDEALR
- the tcdA gene encoding tRNA cyclic N6-threonylcarbamoyladenosine(37) synthase TcdA, which produces MTTPFSDAYWQRFSGIARLYGRPALETFANAHFCVIGLGGVGSWAVEALARSGIGALTLVDMDDVCVTNTNRQIQALRSTVGQPKGEALAARIREINPECRVTCVDDFITSENVATILAPSFDYVIDAIDSVRPKAALLAYCRRNKIPVVSTGGAGGQIDPTCITVADLAKTIQDPLAAKVRERLKADHRIVKNSKGKLGIDCVFSSEALVYPQADGSVCAQRSTAEGPKRMDCSAGFGSVTMVTASFGFVAVSHALKKLLARAQRRASSPSI
- the mltA gene encoding murein transglycosylase A encodes the protein MKGRWGKYAVCGLVVALMAGCSSRPTDRGQQYKDGTLSQPLELVNHPNAKGKPVNGKDFVEQVDAIRQASPSLYTRHVDNFEAVTEWLMAGADTRKLAQFGLNAYQMEGVDNFGNVQFTGYYTPVVEARKTPQGAFQYPLYRMPHKRGRLPARSAIYDGALDNRNLEIAYSNSLMDNFMMEVQGSGYVDYGDGQPLTFFGYAGKNGHAYRSIGKVLIDRGEVAKADMSMQAIRQWADNHSRSEVRELLEQNPSFVFFKPEQFAPVKGASGVPLVARASVASDRSLIPAGSILLAEVPLLNQQGKFTGHYQMRLMVALDVGGAIKGQHFDIYQGIGPEAGHWAGYYNHYGRVWLLKTPQSGAPLFNAYHPQPAHHGDGQMLVRN